The Amycolatopsis viridis genome window below encodes:
- a CDS encoding ribonucleoside-diphosphate reductase subunit alpha: MSVETSPAPAATLRVIRRDGAASPFDANRISVALTKAFLAAEGDEAAGSSRLHHVVAELTEQVEAALRRHATGDAVHLEQIQDLVELALMRGGHHKVARAYVLYREEHARARETAPPPAAIRVQHTDGELRPLDRDRLARVVGEAVAGIADVAVEPVLAEAERTLYDGISTDELALALIMAARTLVEREPSYSAVTARLLLDKLRGEALSHLAGEPRQASHAELDYPGYFRQYLRRAIELELVDPELAAFDLDRVTAAIRPERDLDFGFLGLQTLYDRYFLHERGTRFELPQAFFLRVAMGLALREDDRESRAVEFYDLLSSFDFMASTPTLFNSGTTRAQLSSCFLTTVDDSLDAIFQSYKNNALLAKYSGGLGNDWTPVRGLGAHIKGTNGTSQGVVPFLKIANDTAVAVNQGGKRKGAACAYLETWHIDVEEFLDLRKNTGDDRRRTHDMNTANWVPDEFLRRVEADGRWTLFSPDETPDLHDLYGNAFAQRYREYEAAADRGEIRVFRRVRAVELWRRMLTMLFETGHPWITFKDPCNLRSPQQHAGVVHSSNLCTEITLNTSADEVAVCNLGSVNLARHVTAGGLDTAKLERTVRTAVRMLDNVVDINFYTIPEARRSNLRHRPVGLGLMGYQDALFTLGLPVDSPAAVEFADRSMEHLSYHAIAASAELARERGAYETFDGSLWSQGVLPIDSLRLLEQAREGDALDVDHSSTLDWDALRDRVRGGMRNSNVMAIAPTATISNICGVGQSIEPLFQNLYVKSNMSGDFTVINPHLVAALKERGLWDEAMVADLKYFDGSLAHIDRVPADLKRLYATAFEIDSRWLVDAASRRQKWIDQAQSLNLYLAAPSGRKLDELYRYAWHKGLKTTYYLRAQAATSVEKSTLRGTDGKLNAVPAAVPAAVPAAVPEPGFAACRIDDPDCEACQ, encoded by the coding sequence ATGTCTGTGGAAACCTCCCCGGCGCCGGCAGCCACGCTGCGGGTCATCCGCCGGGACGGTGCCGCGTCGCCCTTCGACGCGAACCGGATCTCCGTCGCGCTGACCAAGGCGTTCCTCGCCGCCGAAGGTGACGAGGCCGCCGGGTCGTCGCGGCTGCACCACGTGGTCGCCGAGCTGACCGAGCAGGTCGAGGCCGCGCTGCGACGGCACGCCACCGGTGACGCCGTGCACCTCGAGCAGATCCAGGACCTGGTGGAACTGGCCCTGATGCGGGGCGGCCACCACAAGGTCGCCCGCGCCTACGTGCTCTACCGCGAGGAACACGCCCGCGCCCGCGAGACCGCGCCGCCGCCCGCGGCGATCCGCGTCCAGCACACCGACGGTGAGCTGCGCCCGCTGGACCGCGATCGCCTCGCCCGCGTCGTCGGCGAGGCCGTCGCCGGGATCGCCGACGTCGCCGTCGAGCCGGTCCTGGCCGAGGCCGAACGCACCCTCTACGACGGCATCAGCACCGACGAGCTGGCGCTGGCCCTGATCATGGCCGCCCGCACGCTGGTGGAGCGCGAGCCCAGCTATTCGGCCGTCACCGCCCGCCTGCTGCTCGACAAACTGCGCGGCGAGGCGCTGAGCCACCTCGCCGGCGAGCCACGCCAGGCGTCGCACGCCGAGCTGGACTACCCCGGCTACTTCCGCCAGTACCTGCGCCGCGCGATCGAGCTGGAGCTGGTGGACCCCGAGCTGGCGGCCTTCGACCTGGACCGGGTGACCGCCGCGATCCGGCCCGAGCGGGACCTCGACTTCGGCTTCCTCGGCCTGCAAACCCTCTACGACCGGTATTTCCTGCACGAGCGCGGCACCCGCTTCGAGCTGCCGCAGGCGTTCTTCCTGCGGGTCGCGATGGGGCTGGCCCTGCGCGAGGACGACAGGGAATCTCGTGCTGTGGAGTTTTACGACCTGCTGTCGAGCTTCGACTTCATGGCCTCGACGCCGACGCTGTTCAACTCCGGCACCACCCGGGCGCAGCTGTCGTCGTGCTTCCTGACGACGGTCGACGACAGTCTGGACGCGATCTTCCAGTCCTACAAGAACAACGCGCTGCTGGCGAAGTACTCCGGCGGCCTGGGCAACGACTGGACGCCGGTGCGCGGGCTGGGCGCGCACATCAAGGGCACCAACGGCACGTCCCAGGGCGTGGTGCCGTTCCTGAAGATCGCCAACGACACCGCGGTCGCGGTCAACCAGGGCGGCAAGCGCAAGGGTGCGGCCTGCGCCTACCTCGAGACCTGGCACATCGACGTCGAGGAGTTCCTCGACCTGCGCAAGAACACCGGCGACGACCGCCGCCGCACCCACGACATGAACACCGCCAACTGGGTGCCCGACGAGTTCCTCCGCCGCGTCGAAGCCGATGGCCGGTGGACCCTGTTCTCCCCCGACGAGACGCCGGACCTGCACGACCTCTACGGCAACGCCTTCGCGCAGCGCTACCGCGAGTACGAAGCCGCGGCCGACCGCGGCGAGATCCGGGTGTTCCGCCGGGTCCGCGCGGTCGAACTGTGGCGGCGGATGCTGACCATGCTGTTCGAGACCGGCCACCCGTGGATCACCTTCAAGGACCCGTGCAACCTGCGCTCGCCCCAGCAGCACGCGGGCGTGGTGCACTCGTCCAACCTGTGCACCGAGATCACGCTGAACACCAGCGCCGACGAGGTCGCCGTGTGCAACCTCGGGTCGGTCAACCTGGCCCGCCACGTCACGGCCGGGGGCCTGGACACCGCGAAGCTGGAGCGCACCGTGCGCACCGCGGTGCGGATGCTGGACAACGTGGTGGACATCAACTTCTACACGATCCCGGAGGCGCGCCGGTCCAACCTGCGGCACCGCCCGGTCGGCCTGGGGCTGATGGGCTACCAGGACGCGCTGTTCACGCTCGGCCTGCCGGTGGACAGCCCGGCTGCGGTCGAGTTCGCCGACCGCAGCATGGAACACCTGAGCTACCACGCGATCGCGGCGTCGGCGGAGCTGGCGCGGGAGCGGGGCGCCTACGAGACGTTCGACGGCTCGCTGTGGAGCCAGGGCGTGCTGCCGATCGACTCGCTGCGGCTGCTCGAGCAGGCCCGCGAGGGCGACGCGCTCGACGTCGACCACTCGTCCACGCTGGACTGGGACGCGCTGCGGGACCGGGTGCGCGGCGGGATGCGCAACTCCAACGTCATGGCGATCGCGCCGACCGCGACGATCTCCAACATCTGCGGCGTGGGCCAGTCGATCGAGCCGCTGTTCCAGAACCTCTACGTGAAGTCGAACATGTCCGGTGACTTCACCGTGATCAACCCGCACCTGGTCGCCGCGCTGAAGGAACGCGGGCTGTGGGACGAGGCCATGGTGGCCGACCTGAAGTACTTCGACGGCAGCCTGGCCCACATCGACCGGGTGCCGGCCGACCTCAAGCGGCTGTACGCGACCGCCTTCGAGATCGACAGCCGCTGGCTGGTGGATGCGGCCTCGCGGCGGCAGAAGTGGATCGACCAGGCGCAGTCGCTCAACCTGTACCTGGCCGCGCCCAGCGGCCGCAAGCTCGACGAGCTGTACCGCTACGCCTGGCACAAGGGCCTGAAGACGACCTACTACCTGCGCGCGCAGGCGGCCACGAGCGTGGAGAAGAGCACGCTGCGCGGTACTGACGGCAAGCTCAACGCCGTCCCCGCAGCCGTTCCCGCGGCCGTTCCCGCGGCGGTCCCGGAACCCGGGTTCGCCGCCTGCCGCATCGACGACCCCGACTGCGAGGCCTGCCAGTGA
- a CDS encoding ribonucleotide-diphosphate reductase subunit beta, with protein sequence MSTIDTDTTGLGAISRGADRVSVDDKAMINARADVNQLLPLKYHWAWEKYLAGCTNHWMPTEVAMQADIALWKSPDGLTEDERRMIKRNLGFFATAESLVANNLVLAVYRQITNPECRQYLLRQAFEEAVHTHTFQYICESLGLDEGELFNAYREVPAITDKDAWALRYTRNLENPDFATGTAEADQDFLRDLVAFYVVFEGMWFYTGFAQILSLGRRNKMVGIAEQFQYILRDESIHLNFGIDCINQIKIENPHLWSPEFQAEVREMLTQACELEVAYARDTMPRGMLGLSAALCEQYLHFITDRRAQQIGLAPIFGENENPFPWMSEAMDLRKEKNFFETRVTEYQTGGSLAWD encoded by the coding sequence GTGAGCACCATCGACACCGACACGACCGGTCTGGGCGCGATCAGCCGCGGCGCCGACCGGGTGAGCGTGGACGACAAGGCGATGATCAACGCCCGCGCCGACGTCAACCAGCTGCTGCCGCTGAAATACCACTGGGCGTGGGAGAAGTACCTGGCCGGCTGCACCAACCACTGGATGCCGACCGAGGTGGCGATGCAGGCCGACATCGCGCTGTGGAAGTCGCCGGACGGGCTGACCGAGGACGAGCGCCGCATGATCAAGCGCAACCTCGGCTTCTTCGCCACCGCGGAGTCGCTGGTGGCGAACAACCTGGTGCTCGCGGTGTACCGGCAGATCACCAACCCGGAGTGCCGCCAGTACCTGCTGCGCCAGGCGTTCGAGGAGGCTGTGCACACCCACACCTTCCAGTACATCTGCGAAAGCCTGGGCCTGGACGAGGGCGAGCTGTTCAACGCCTACCGCGAGGTGCCCGCCATCACCGACAAGGACGCGTGGGCGCTGCGCTACACCCGCAACCTGGAGAACCCGGACTTCGCGACCGGCACCGCCGAGGCCGACCAGGACTTCCTGCGCGACCTGGTGGCGTTCTACGTGGTGTTCGAGGGGATGTGGTTCTACACCGGGTTCGCGCAGATCCTGTCGCTGGGACGGCGGAACAAGATGGTCGGGATCGCCGAGCAGTTCCAGTACATCCTGCGCGACGAGTCGATCCACCTGAACTTCGGCATCGACTGCATCAACCAGATCAAGATCGAGAACCCGCACCTGTGGTCGCCGGAGTTCCAGGCCGAGGTGCGGGAGATGCTCACGCAGGCGTGCGAGCTGGAGGTCGCCTACGCGCGGGACACCATGCCGCGCGGCATGCTCGGGCTCTCGGCGGCGCTGTGCGAGCAGTACCTGCACTTCATCACCGACCGGCGCGCCCAGCAGATCGGGCTGGCCCCGATCTTCGGGGAGAACGAGAACCCGTTCCCGTGGATGTCGGAGGCGATGGACCTGCGCAAGGAGAAGAACTTCTTCGAGACCAGGGTGACCGAGTACCAGACCGGCGGGTCGCTGGCCTGGGACTGA
- a CDS encoding cytochrome P450, with the protein MTVARAIRERVPPLTAIPLPRAVDRRLLDQRWPVRELAAPPPGSGLAPVLGDAGAPVLGHAIDSMRFGLDFALHRYAKYGPVSWMGAFGQRIVVLAGPDATQAVLVNRDKAFSQEGWRVFIERFFHRGLMLLDFEEHHLHRRIMQEAFTRDKLAVYLRQAAPVLRAGVSAWGGDRRLRLYWLLKRLTLDVASRVFMDMPPGADAEALNRAFVGTVRAATALVRVPVPGGRWAAGLHGRRVLERYFTEKLPSKRRSGGADLFSALCHARGDDGAEFTDDDVVNHMIFLMMAAHDTATITSSAVAYHLAKHPEWQERARAESLALGGDLPDLEALESLRTLDLVIKEALRLTAPVPSLPRMTVRDTEVLGHYLPAGTLCNVSPNTNHYSPDHWTNPHAFDPERFAEGRREDKSHRFAWMPFGGGAHKCIGMHFGTNEVKLLMHEMLRTYRWSVPEDYRLKWDYVSLPVPVDGLTVHLKRLR; encoded by the coding sequence GTGACTGTCGCCAGGGCAATCCGGGAACGGGTTCCACCCCTGACCGCCATCCCCCTCCCCCGGGCCGTCGACCGGCGTCTGCTGGACCAGCGGTGGCCGGTGCGGGAGCTCGCCGCACCGCCGCCCGGCAGCGGGCTCGCACCGGTCCTCGGTGACGCGGGCGCACCGGTCCTCGGGCACGCGATCGACTCGATGCGGTTCGGGCTGGACTTCGCGCTGCACCGGTACGCCAAGTACGGGCCGGTGTCGTGGATGGGGGCGTTCGGGCAGCGGATCGTGGTGCTGGCCGGCCCGGACGCCACCCAGGCGGTGCTGGTGAACCGGGACAAGGCGTTCTCGCAGGAGGGCTGGCGGGTCTTCATCGAGCGGTTCTTCCACCGCGGGCTCATGCTGCTGGACTTCGAGGAGCACCACCTGCACCGGCGGATCATGCAGGAGGCGTTCACCCGGGACAAGCTCGCCGTCTACCTGCGGCAGGCCGCGCCGGTGCTGCGTGCCGGCGTGTCGGCGTGGGGCGGGGACCGCCGGCTGCGGCTGTACTGGCTGCTCAAGCGGCTCACGCTGGACGTCGCGAGCCGGGTGTTCATGGACATGCCACCGGGTGCGGACGCCGAGGCGCTCAACCGGGCGTTCGTCGGGACGGTCCGGGCCGCGACGGCGCTGGTGCGGGTGCCGGTGCCGGGCGGCCGGTGGGCGGCGGGCCTGCACGGGCGGCGGGTGCTGGAACGCTACTTCACCGAGAAGCTGCCGTCGAAGCGGCGCAGTGGGGGCGCCGACCTGTTCTCCGCGCTGTGCCACGCGCGCGGCGACGACGGGGCCGAGTTCACCGACGACGACGTGGTCAACCACATGATCTTCCTGATGATGGCCGCCCACGACACCGCGACGATCACCAGCTCCGCGGTGGCCTACCACCTGGCGAAGCACCCCGAGTGGCAGGAGCGGGCGCGCGCCGAGTCGCTGGCGCTGGGCGGCGATCTGCCGGACCTCGAAGCACTGGAGTCGTTGCGGACCCTGGACCTGGTGATCAAGGAGGCGCTGCGGCTGACCGCGCCGGTGCCGTCGCTGCCGCGCATGACGGTGCGGGACACCGAGGTGCTCGGCCACTACCTGCCGGCCGGCACGTTGTGCAACGTCTCGCCGAACACCAACCACTACTCGCCGGACCACTGGACGAATCCGCACGCGTTCGACCCGGAGCGGTTCGCGGAGGGCCGCCGGGAGGACAAGTCGCACCGGTTCGCGTGGATGCCGTTCGGCGGCGGGGCGCACAAGTGCATCGGCATGCACTTCGGGACGAACGAGGTGAAGCTGCTGATGCACGAGATGCTGCGCACCTACCGCTGGTCGGTGCCCGAGGACTACCGGCTGAAGTGGGACTACGTGTCACTGCCCGTCCCGGTCGACGGGCTGACCGTCCACCTGAAGCGCCTACGGTGA
- a CDS encoding peroxiredoxin, giving the protein MRPGELAPDFTLPDERGQPRTLSGLLTAGPVVLFFYPAALTPGCTAESCHFRDLAQEFAEVGAQRVGISPDPVGRQQEFSARHGFDYPLLSDADGTVARQFGVRRSFGPLLTKRQTFVIGTERRVLDVIKSELRMAVHADRALAALRAHRRPPSP; this is encoded by the coding sequence ATGAGGCCGGGCGAGCTCGCCCCGGACTTCACCCTGCCCGACGAGCGGGGGCAGCCGCGCACCCTGTCCGGGCTCCTGACCGCCGGGCCGGTCGTGCTGTTCTTCTACCCGGCCGCGCTGACTCCCGGTTGCACGGCGGAGAGCTGCCACTTCCGGGATCTGGCCCAGGAGTTCGCCGAGGTCGGCGCCCAGCGGGTGGGGATCAGCCCGGATCCGGTGGGGCGGCAGCAGGAGTTCTCCGCCCGGCACGGGTTCGACTACCCGTTGCTGTCCGATGCCGACGGGACGGTGGCCCGGCAGTTCGGCGTGCGCCGCTCGTTCGGCCCGCTGCTGACCAAGCGGCAGACCTTCGTGATCGGCACCGAGCGCCGAGTGCTGGACGTGATCAAGAGCGAACTGCGGATGGCCGTGCACGCCGACCGGGCGCTGGCGGCGCTGCGGGCGCACCGCCGTCCACCGTCACCGTAG
- a CDS encoding diguanylate cyclase domain-containing protein — MTRQWAARLADTEGVALPPDELERLLRDFTRTALAEAESARDAAVRRFTTLYRTAPVGIAMADPDGTIVEVNKELGKFLGHRPDRLCGRRLTDLAFDARDRERVTAGLSELAETDLEAITDRIRLAHADDAGIWADVVLTRLPGDRPGTRFPVLMAADANEVHELQETLRHQLIHDSLTGLSNASRFRTMLESALGPSAHGQVALIYLDLDGFKVINDGLGAGVGDAVLRGAAKKLKQTFTEHEALVARLSGDGFAVLLRGELTPAKVITLVETALEDLAEPIYIGEHGVGVSASAGIVVRDVRDGGVEDIQRAAEIALHRAKEAGKAQWMLFDPELDARDRARYRLGAEIAGALENGQFELIYQPTVKLASPDEIAAVNAGLRWHHPELGELPAEDFFPLADTTGMTIPLGKWLLTESLRATARWRARYGDAAPDVCIRLPNRLAIEPDLVAMVKDELDRNELPAKALRLCTDSAAILDPRGEVLDSLTVLADLGAKLVLTVQGSADLELIPQHQLPVQHVILSGPVVDALADGEPETAARHLDQLVVRARELKLRIGAEGVRSREQADRLRRHGVIAARGAFVAETATGDEVDQLIEQHTDATVTG, encoded by the coding sequence CTGACCCGGCAGTGGGCCGCGCGTCTGGCTGACACGGAGGGAGTAGCGCTTCCCCCGGACGAGTTGGAGCGCCTCCTCCGCGACTTCACCCGCACCGCCCTGGCCGAGGCCGAGTCGGCCCGGGACGCAGCGGTCCGCCGGTTCACCACCCTCTACCGCACCGCGCCCGTCGGCATCGCGATGGCGGACCCGGACGGCACGATCGTCGAGGTCAACAAGGAGCTCGGCAAGTTCCTCGGGCACCGCCCGGACCGGCTGTGCGGCCGCCGTCTCACCGACCTGGCCTTCGACGCCCGGGACCGCGAGCGGGTCACCGCCGGGTTGTCCGAGCTCGCCGAGACCGACCTCGAGGCCATCACCGACCGGATCCGGCTCGCCCACGCCGACGACGCCGGTATCTGGGCCGACGTCGTCCTCACCCGCCTGCCCGGGGACCGGCCCGGCACCCGGTTCCCGGTGCTGATGGCGGCCGACGCGAACGAGGTGCACGAGCTGCAGGAAACCCTGCGGCACCAGCTCATCCACGACTCGCTCACCGGCCTGTCCAACGCCTCCCGCTTCCGCACCATGCTGGAGAGCGCGCTCGGCCCGTCCGCACACGGTCAGGTCGCCCTGATCTACCTGGACCTCGACGGGTTCAAGGTGATCAACGACGGGCTCGGCGCGGGCGTCGGCGACGCGGTGCTGCGCGGCGCCGCCAAGAAGCTCAAGCAGACCTTCACCGAGCACGAGGCCCTCGTGGCCCGGCTGTCCGGGGACGGGTTCGCCGTCCTGCTGCGCGGCGAGCTCACCCCGGCGAAGGTGATCACGCTCGTCGAGACCGCGCTGGAGGACCTGGCCGAGCCGATCTACATCGGCGAGCACGGCGTGGGGGTCAGCGCCAGCGCCGGCATCGTGGTGCGGGACGTGCGCGACGGCGGCGTCGAGGACATCCAGCGCGCGGCGGAGATCGCGCTGCACCGCGCCAAGGAAGCCGGCAAGGCGCAGTGGATGCTGTTCGACCCCGAGCTGGACGCCCGGGACCGGGCCCGCTACCGGCTCGGCGCGGAGATCGCCGGTGCCCTGGAGAACGGGCAGTTCGAGCTGATCTACCAGCCGACGGTGAAGCTCGCCAGCCCGGACGAGATCGCCGCGGTCAACGCGGGCCTGCGCTGGCACCACCCGGAGCTGGGCGAGCTGCCCGCGGAGGACTTCTTCCCGCTGGCCGACACCACCGGCATGACGATCCCGCTCGGCAAGTGGCTGCTGACCGAGTCGCTGCGGGCGACCGCGCGGTGGCGGGCGCGCTACGGCGACGCGGCGCCCGACGTGTGCATCCGGCTGCCCAACCGGCTCGCGATCGAACCCGACCTGGTGGCGATGGTCAAGGACGAGCTCGACCGCAACGAGCTGCCGGCGAAGGCACTGCGGCTGTGCACCGACAGCGCGGCGATCCTGGACCCGCGCGGCGAGGTGCTCGACTCGCTCACCGTGCTGGCCGACCTCGGCGCCAAGCTGGTGCTGACCGTGCAGGGATCGGCCGACCTCGAGCTGATCCCGCAGCACCAGCTGCCGGTGCAGCACGTGATCCTGTCCGGGCCGGTGGTCGACGCCCTCGCCGACGGTGAGCCGGAGACCGCGGCCCGGCACCTGGACCAGCTGGTCGTCCGGGCGCGCGAGCTGAAGCTGCGGATCGGCGCGGAGGGTGTGCGCAGCCGTGAGCAGGCCGACCGGCTGCGGCGGCACGGCGTGATCGCCGCGCGCGGCGCGTTCGTGGCCGAAACCGCGACCGGGGACGAGGTGGACCAGCTCATCGAGCAGCACACCGATGCCACGGTGACGGGATGA
- a CDS encoding LysR family transcriptional regulator, translating into MDGEGMERRQLEYFVAIVEYGGFTAAAKALHVAQPSLSRAIGKLEHELGVTLFHRVGRHAVLSAAGEALAGRARLVLRDLDALRAAAGAIGDGAAGRVDVAATSSSGLEPVTNVIAELAERHPGVMVSTSAAVSAAEVIAMVAQGRCEVGVCGSAERPSGRGLVTHHLRDEEFLLVVPPGTLDVPGPSVSPEVLRGMRFVVTKPATAVRALFDRLAATVGDLTIAAEAGDRSVVLPMVLKGIGAGLMPDGWTDLAVRAGADVYRFDPPERLPQWLVHRQGPVTAATRAFIDTTLDARS; encoded by the coding sequence ATGGACGGGGAGGGGATGGAACGCCGCCAGCTGGAGTACTTCGTCGCGATCGTGGAGTACGGCGGGTTCACCGCGGCGGCGAAGGCGCTGCACGTCGCGCAGCCCTCGCTGTCCCGCGCCATCGGCAAGCTCGAGCACGAACTGGGCGTCACGCTCTTCCACCGCGTCGGGCGGCACGCCGTGCTGAGCGCCGCGGGCGAGGCGCTGGCCGGACGGGCGCGGCTGGTGCTGCGCGACCTCGACGCGCTGCGCGCCGCGGCGGGCGCGATCGGTGACGGCGCCGCGGGCCGGGTGGACGTGGCCGCGACCTCGTCGTCCGGACTGGAACCGGTCACCAACGTCATCGCCGAGCTGGCCGAGCGCCATCCCGGGGTGATGGTCAGCACCTCCGCGGCGGTCTCCGCCGCGGAGGTGATCGCGATGGTGGCGCAGGGCCGGTGCGAGGTCGGGGTGTGCGGCAGCGCAGAGCGCCCGTCCGGCCGCGGGCTGGTCACCCACCACCTGCGGGACGAGGAGTTCCTGCTGGTCGTACCGCCCGGCACGCTCGACGTGCCCGGGCCGTCGGTGAGCCCCGAGGTGCTGCGTGGCATGCGGTTCGTCGTGACCAAGCCGGCCACCGCGGTGCGGGCGCTGTTCGACCGGCTGGCCGCGACCGTCGGTGACCTGACGATCGCGGCCGAGGCTGGGGACCGGAGCGTGGTGCTGCCGATGGTGCTCAAGGGCATCGGAGCCGGGCTGATGCCGGACGGCTGGACGGACCTCGCCGTCCGCGCCGGCGCGGACGTCTACCGGTTCGACCCGCCCGAGCGGCTGCCGCAGTGGCTGGTGCACCGGCAGGGTCCGGTCACCGCGGCCACTCGCGCGTTCATCGACACCACGCTCGACGCGCGGAGCTGA